The Crocosphaera sp. UHCC 0190 DNA window CCCTATGCTTTAGGCCTGTCTTTAGTGGGGTTAGTTGAATCCTTTTTAACGGCTAATGTAATTGATGATTTAACGGATACTTCTAGTAATAAAAATCAAGAAGCTTTGGCCCAAGGGGTGGCTAATATTGTAACGGGATTTTTTGGGGGAATGGCCGGATGTGCGATGATTGGTCAATCGGTGATTAATATTCGCTCTGGGGGAAGGGCCCGTCTTTCTACCTTGAGTGCGGGAATTTTTCTGTTTATCTTTATTTTGGTGTTTGGGGACTGGGTAGCGCGTATTCCTATGGCTGCTTTAGTAGCAGTCATGATTATGGTATCTATTAGTACCTTTAATTGGCAATCTATTCATCCTCGTTCTTTTCGTAAAGTACCCAAAAATGAAACCACAGTGATGATTACAACAGTATTAATTACGGTATTAACTCATAATTTGGCCGTCGGGGTAATTATTGGTGTGGCCATGAGTGCTATTTTCTTTAGTCGTAAAATTGCTAACCTAATTTTTATTGATTCTTTCTTAGATGAAGCAGCAAGTAAAAGGATTTATAGTGTTAATGGTCAAATCTTTTTTGTCTCTGTTGATAGTTTCTTGAGTTCCTTTGATTTTCGGGAAGAATTAGCCCATGTTATTGTTGATTTAACTCATGCTCATTTGTGGGATCAATCTGCAGTTGATGCGGTGGATAAAGTAGTCTTACGATTCCGTAGACGGGGCGTAAAAGTTGAATTAGTTGGCTTAAATGAAGCCAGTGCAACCTTATTAGAAAGGTTAGCTATTCATGATGAACCAGATGCTTTGGGAAAGATGGCAAGTCATTAATTTTTTCAGTAAGGGCTTAATAATATTAAGCCCTTACGACTATCACTTGGTTTTTTTTAGGTATGACTTAACGTTTTTTTGATTTTTCTCGATTATACTAACCTTAATGATCTTTTGCGCCATCAAATATGTTATCTCCTTTAATCGAAGCTCTCGAAAGAATTAGGTATTGGTTAGAACAAAATCTTCCTGAGTCAGCAGCGGCTCTTGAACCTGGCTTAAGTATATCAGAAATTGAAGCATTATTATCCGCTTTTCCCTTTCAGTTACCCGCAGAAATTTACACCCTTTATCAATGGCGTAATGGTAGCAGTAGTCAAGACTATAATTTTTTCCCTTTTCATTGGTTTCTTCCTTTAGATGTAGCTCTTTCTTTTATTGAAGAAGAAAAACAAATTCAGGCGCAATTAACTAACCATTCTGAGGCTTCTTGGAATGATTGTTGGTTTCCTTTTTCAAGGTTTCAAGGTGATTATTATATTATCAAAGGTTCTGAAAATTGCCAGGCTTTTTCTCCTGTTTATCTCGTCTTTCAAGAAGATAGAGAGGTAGATGATCCTTGGATGGTTTATAGTAGTTTAACCACTATGATGTTATCTTTGGCAGAAGGTTATGAAACAGGAGCTTACTATCTTGATGAGAATAAAATTATTAATACGGATGAGTCTGCTATTGATAAAATAGAGCGCAAATATAATCCAGAAATTGATAATTATCTTGATGATGATTAAGATAATAAGTAATAAGTAATAAGAATAAGCTAAATCAATACTTACAGACAGACTGAAGCCAGCCTGATACTATACAAACTAAGCCTCCCTTCGCAGTCTAAATTAAACCCGCGCAGGCGGGTTTTGTCTGTATAGCTTAACCCTTAAGGGTTTGATCCTATAATTTCTAATAGTTTTAGACAGTAGGTTTGGTAGAGCTAAAAAAATCAACTAAATTGCTCTTTTAAAAAGGCTTCAACCGCTTTATTAAAAGCATCTGGTTCGACTAAAAACGCCCAATGATTGCCAGGAACTTCAACAATTTGTAACCGTTTTAAATACTTTTTATAAGGTTTAAGTTGCCATTCAGTTCTATTCAGTCCTTGTTGGGGTTTAATCAATAAAGTAGGTAGATCAATTACTTGAGTTAATCCTGAATATTTCATCACTTCTTCAAAAATTTCATCCCTCGCTTGCGGCATAAATTTACTACCCCATTTTCCCTCTATTTTTTCTTCTATTGCTAACTGAAAAACTTGCTGTTGTAAGGGACTCCACCCACGATATTGTTTTAAACTACGAGCTAATTTTTCAGCTTCTTCATAACTATTAAATGGCCCCATGGCTTTCAAAAATGGCAAGACTTTATATAACAAAGGAAAGGTAACTTTAAACATTGATGGCATTTTATCAATAAAAAACGGATCTATTAAAATTAAATTTTTAAACCTTTCAGGCTGTTTAGTCGCCCAAATTGCTGCTAATTTTGCTGACCAAGAATGGGCGATAATTGTCGCAGAATTCCAGCCAAAATAACTCATTAAAGCATCTAAATCATTAATATAATCAGAGAATTTATAACCTGTTTCCGGTTTACTACTTTCCCCATGCCCCCGCAAATCAGGGGCAATAATATGATAATTTGGGGCTAAATAATCCCCTAAACTTGACCAAACCCATCCCAGATCAGCTAACCCATGTAATAATAACAAAGGCTCTTGACCTTGGGACCATTCTAAATAGGATAATTCAACCTTTCCTAACTTCAAACTTTTGCGTTCAACCATCTATAAAATACACTCTACCAAAGGTTTAAATAAAGGCACAAATTCAGCTTGACTCACCACCAAACAAGGAAAAGAATATCTACCATAATTTCGACCAATTGTCAAGGGAAAAATTGACTCATCTTTTAAAGAAATCAAAACGCCGCCAGCAGCTTGAATAATCACCCAAACGGCTGCAATATCCCACACTTTCGGAGTCGCTTCTACTCCCCCTAATGCTGCCCCACAAGCCACCAATAATATGTTATAACTTGCTACTCCAATCATGCGAATTTTACAAGGAAAAGGCTTTTGTAAGATCTTTATACTTCGAGCGCAAAGATTAAATAAATGACCCTTACTTGGTGTATCCTTGCTCGTGTGAATGGGTTTGCCATTAACATAGGCCCCTGTCGGCCCCGTTAACCCCGTTTCCCCATACCAATACCCATAAAAAGACTGTTGTAATTGGGGAAGATAAACAAACCCAAATACAGGAGTTCCTCGATACAATAAACCCAAAGAAATAGACCAGATGGGAATGCCTCTGGTAAAATTGGTCGTGCCATCAATGGGATCAACGATCCAACACCAATCTTGAGCCGGGAAAATATGGGTCGTTTCTTCCGTTAAAACCCCATGCTCAGGGAATTGAGCCATGATCGCTTCCCGAATGGCCTGATCGGCCCAGCGATCGCCTTCAGTCACCAAAGAGCCATCCTCTTTCATCTTAGGGGAGATGTTCCCAGACTGCTCAATCAGGGGAGCCGCGATCGCTTTCGTAGTGGTTTGACAGAAGCTTAACACCTCACACCAAAATTGTTCCATAGTCTTACTCAGTTATCAAACGAGAAAAAATTCCTGCATTAATCATTATGTCAACCATAGAAGGGATAAGACGAGAAAGCAAGCAGATTTGAGCAATTAGATTATGAAGATTCCCTGATGAAAGGTGGACACAAGTGTTATGCTAGAAACTAATTTTTAAATATTCGGGATTGAGTATTTCAACTCAAAACCTTCAAATTTATCACTAATACTCATTTCTCTCCTTGCTAAACACCCATGAGGCTATATCGATGCTCTCAGCGACCTCAAAAAAAATTATAATACTCCGTAATTATTTGATCCTTATGGGCATGGTTAC harbors:
- a CDS encoding SulP family inorganic anion transporter — protein: MSEIFTKKVWFSNVKNDLLAGAVVALALIPEAIAFSIIAGVDPQVGLYASFSIAIITAIIGGRPGMISAATGAMALLMTTLVRDHGLQYLLATTVLTGILQILWGWVKLGNQMRFVPRAVMVGFVNALAILIFQAQLPQFAGASWLVYGMVAAGLGIIYGLPRFTKVVPSPLVAIVVITAVSWAAGWQVHTVGDEGTLPTSLPMFLLPEVPFNFETLQIILPYALGLSLVGLVESFLTANVIDDLTDTSSNKNQEALAQGVANIVTGFFGGMAGCAMIGQSVINIRSGGRARLSTLSAGIFLFIFILVFGDWVARIPMAALVAVMIMVSISTFNWQSIHPRSFRKVPKNETTVMITTVLITVLTHNLAVGVIIGVAMSAIFFSRKIANLIFIDSFLDEAASKRIYSVNGQIFFVSVDSFLSSFDFREELAHVIVDLTHAHLWDQSAVDAVDKVVLRFRRRGVKVELVGLNEASATLLERLAIHDEPDALGKMASH
- a CDS encoding SMI1/KNR4 family protein produces the protein MLSPLIEALERIRYWLEQNLPESAAALEPGLSISEIEALLSAFPFQLPAEIYTLYQWRNGSSSQDYNFFPFHWFLPLDVALSFIEEEKQIQAQLTNHSEASWNDCWFPFSRFQGDYYIIKGSENCQAFSPVYLVFQEDREVDDPWMVYSSLTTMMLSLAEGYETGAYYLDENKIINTDESAIDKIERKYNPEIDNYLDDD
- a CDS encoding alpha/beta hydrolase, encoding MVERKSLKLGKVELSYLEWSQGQEPLLLLHGLADLGWVWSSLGDYLAPNYHIIAPDLRGHGESSKPETGYKFSDYINDLDALMSYFGWNSATIIAHSWSAKLAAIWATKQPERFKNLILIDPFFIDKMPSMFKVTFPLLYKVLPFLKAMGPFNSYEEAEKLARSLKQYRGWSPLQQQVFQLAIEEKIEGKWGSKFMPQARDEIFEEVMKYSGLTQVIDLPTLLIKPQQGLNRTEWQLKPYKKYLKRLQIVEVPGNHWAFLVEPDAFNKAVEAFLKEQFS
- a CDS encoding inositol monophosphatase family protein, producing MEQFWCEVLSFCQTTTKAIAAPLIEQSGNISPKMKEDGSLVTEGDRWADQAIREAIMAQFPEHGVLTEETTHIFPAQDWCWIVDPIDGTTNFTRGIPIWSISLGLLYRGTPVFGFVYLPQLQQSFYGYWYGETGLTGPTGAYVNGKPIHTSKDTPSKGHLFNLCARSIKILQKPFPCKIRMIGVASYNILLVACGAALGGVEATPKVWDIAAVWVIIQAAGGVLISLKDESIFPLTIGRNYGRYSFPCLVVSQAEFVPLFKPLVECIL